Proteins encoded in a region of the Methylobacterium radiotolerans JCM 2831 genome:
- a CDS encoding SDR family oxidoreductase, whose protein sequence is MARVAVVTGGTAGIGLATAHEFAARGWSVAVIARDPGRLAAAERALAAYGQPVLAIGADVAEPEAVDAAAERVERELGPIRAWVNNAMSTVVNPADRITPDEYRRVTETTYLSQVYGTLAALRFMKRRDRGAIIQVSSGLAIRAAPLQAPYCAAKFAVSGFTDALRCELLHDRVNVSLSVIYLPAVNTPQFNWARNRTGHRQYAPDPVFDPRLCAEAILYAVEHPRREVWVGRSSAMMAAAQALAPALADRKAASMWAAQLSDETIPEMDGNLYEAVPGPVGIDGRFIGRTKASRGEFVTSRTRDVVVGGLVGLALVGLAGTVHAARSARRRPERI, encoded by the coding sequence ATGGCACGGGTTGCGGTCGTTACCGGGGGCACGGCCGGAATCGGTCTCGCCACCGCGCATGAATTCGCCGCGCGCGGCTGGTCGGTGGCGGTGATCGCGCGGGATCCTGGCCGTCTCGCCGCCGCCGAGCGGGCGCTGGCCGCCTACGGCCAGCCGGTGCTGGCGATCGGCGCCGACGTCGCCGAGCCGGAGGCCGTGGACGCCGCCGCCGAGCGGGTGGAGCGCGAACTCGGCCCGATCCGCGCGTGGGTCAACAACGCCATGTCGACGGTGGTGAACCCGGCCGACCGAATCACTCCGGACGAGTACCGGCGGGTCACCGAGACCACCTATCTCAGCCAGGTCTACGGGACGCTCGCCGCCCTGCGCTTCATGAAGCGCCGCGACCGCGGCGCGATCATCCAGGTCTCGTCGGGACTCGCGATCCGGGCGGCGCCGCTGCAGGCACCCTACTGCGCGGCGAAGTTCGCGGTCTCGGGCTTCACCGACGCCCTGCGCTGCGAGCTGCTGCACGACCGGGTCAATGTCAGCCTCAGCGTGATCTACCTGCCGGCGGTCAACACGCCCCAGTTTAACTGGGCGCGCAACCGCACCGGCCACCGCCAGTACGCGCCGGATCCGGTCTTCGACCCGCGGCTCTGCGCCGAGGCGATCCTGTACGCGGTCGAGCACCCGCGCCGCGAGGTCTGGGTCGGACGGTCGTCGGCGATGATGGCGGCTGCCCAGGCGCTGGCGCCGGCGCTCGCCGACCGCAAGGCCGCCTCCATGTGGGCGGCGCAGCTCTCCGACGAGACCATCCCCGAGATGGACGGCAACCTCTACGAAGCTGTGCCCGGCCCGGTCGGGATCGACGGGCGCTTCATCGGCCGGACCAAGGCGAGCCGCGGAGAGTTCGTCACGAGCCGGACCCGCGACGTCGTGGTCGGCGGCCTCGTCGGGCTGGCCCTCGTCGGCCTCGCCGGCACCGTCCACGCCGCCCGCTCGGCGCGCCGGCGGCCGGAGCGGATCTGA
- a CDS encoding acyl-[ACP]--phospholipid O-acyltransferase, which produces MFRTLMTARRFAPLFWCQFFSAFNDNFLKNALAFLILFGIGGQADAHAGVLVTLASAVFIGPFFILSGLGGQWADRYDKALMARRLKFAEIFAAGTAVLGFLLHSIPVLFVALGLFGTIAALFGPIKYGILPDHLRREELPAGNALVEAATFLAILLGTIAAGAASAMGGSGLLFGALVMGFAVLCWLSARMIPPTGEGAPDLRVDPNVARSTYALLRDLWADTRLWRGSLTVSWFWLVGVVVLSLLPVLVRGAFNGTETVITLLLALFSIGIAVGSGLASWLASGRIVLLPTPVGAVLMGLFGLDLAWTVGHLPAPPAEPIGPLGFLQTGHGLRTGIDFLGLAISGGLYIVPSFAAVQAWAEKAMRARIIGAVNVMTAAFMVAGTLALAALQGAGLTIASLLAVVAVLNLIVGAVVFATLPTSPFRDALSILFRAFYRLEVRGFDNLAAAGPNAIVALNHVSFLDAPLALSLLDQEPVFAIDSGIAQRWWVRPFLRVTKAMPLDPTRPLATRTLINAVKGGETLIIFPEGRLTVTGSLMKVYDGAGLIADKSGAMVVPVKLDGLERTVFSRLSRGQVRRRWWPKVTVTVMPPVRLTVDPALKGKARRQAAGAALYGIMSDLVFRTADIDRGLMAALIEAGERHGWGRNALEDPVGGRLSYSRLVMGANVLGRKLMPLAPVGGRIGVMLPNANGAAVTLFALASAGRVPAMINFSAGPANVLSACRAAEVGKILTSRAFIEKGRLGPLVEAIRGSVELIYLEDVRAGITMGDKIRGLLAPRRPLVARSGEDPGAVLFTSGSEGTPKGVVLANRCMLANVAQVAARIDFGPMDKVFNVLPVFHAFGLTAGLVLPLVSGVPVYLYPSPLHYRIVPELIYGSNSTVLFGTDTFLTGYARAAHSYDLRSLRYVVAGAEAVKETTRKTWAEKFGLRILEGYGVTECGPVVALNTPMFNRFGTVGRILPGIETRLEPVPGIDEGGRLSLRGPNIMLGYLRAEKPGVLEPPPGGWHDTGDIVAIDAMGFVTIKGRAKRFAKIAGEMVSLAGIEALAAELWPDRPSAVAAVPDARKGERLILFTQEKGATRAAYQSFAKGRGASDVAIPAEVAVLDAIPMLGTGKVDQVAVTKLALERAKENAAA; this is translated from the coding sequence ATGTTCCGTACCCTGATGACTGCGCGGCGCTTCGCGCCGCTGTTCTGGTGCCAGTTCTTCTCGGCGTTCAACGACAACTTCCTCAAGAACGCGCTCGCCTTCCTGATCCTGTTCGGGATCGGCGGCCAGGCGGACGCCCATGCCGGTGTCCTGGTGACGCTCGCGAGCGCGGTGTTCATCGGGCCGTTCTTCATCCTGTCGGGTCTCGGCGGCCAGTGGGCCGACCGCTACGACAAGGCCCTCATGGCGCGGCGGCTCAAGTTCGCCGAGATCTTCGCGGCCGGCACCGCGGTGCTCGGCTTCCTGCTGCACTCGATCCCGGTCCTGTTCGTGGCTCTGGGCCTGTTCGGGACGATCGCGGCGCTGTTCGGCCCGATCAAGTACGGGATCCTGCCGGACCATCTCCGCCGCGAGGAGCTGCCCGCCGGCAACGCCCTCGTGGAGGCGGCGACCTTCCTGGCGATCCTGCTGGGCACGATCGCGGCCGGCGCGGCCTCGGCGATGGGCGGCTCGGGCCTCCTGTTCGGCGCCCTGGTGATGGGCTTCGCCGTCCTGTGCTGGCTCTCGGCCCGGATGATCCCGCCGACCGGGGAGGGGGCGCCGGACCTGCGCGTCGACCCGAACGTCGCCCGCTCGACCTACGCGCTGCTGCGCGACCTCTGGGCCGACACGCGGCTGTGGCGCGGCTCGCTCACCGTGAGCTGGTTCTGGCTGGTCGGCGTGGTGGTGCTGTCGCTGCTGCCGGTGCTGGTGCGGGGCGCCTTCAACGGCACCGAGACGGTGATCACGCTGCTGCTCGCGCTGTTCTCGATCGGCATCGCCGTCGGGTCCGGCCTCGCCTCGTGGCTCGCCAGCGGCCGGATCGTGCTGCTGCCGACGCCGGTCGGCGCGGTGCTGATGGGCCTGTTCGGCCTCGACCTCGCCTGGACGGTCGGCCACCTGCCGGCACCGCCCGCCGAGCCGATCGGCCCCCTCGGCTTCCTGCAGACCGGCCACGGCCTGCGCACCGGCATCGACTTCCTCGGGCTGGCGATCTCCGGCGGCCTCTACATCGTCCCGTCCTTCGCGGCCGTGCAGGCCTGGGCCGAGAAGGCGATGCGCGCGCGGATCATCGGCGCGGTCAACGTCATGACGGCGGCCTTCATGGTCGCCGGCACCCTGGCACTGGCGGCGCTGCAGGGCGCGGGCCTCACGATCGCGAGCCTGCTCGCCGTGGTGGCGGTGCTGAACCTGATCGTCGGCGCAGTCGTGTTCGCGACCCTGCCGACCAGCCCGTTCCGCGACGCCCTGTCGATCCTGTTCCGGGCGTTCTACCGGCTGGAGGTGCGCGGCTTCGACAACCTCGCGGCGGCCGGGCCGAACGCCATCGTGGCCCTCAACCACGTCTCGTTCCTCGACGCGCCGCTCGCCCTGTCGCTCCTCGACCAGGAGCCGGTCTTCGCCATCGACAGCGGCATCGCGCAGCGCTGGTGGGTCCGGCCGTTCCTGCGCGTCACCAAGGCGATGCCGCTCGACCCGACCCGGCCGCTCGCCACCCGGACGCTGATCAACGCGGTCAAGGGCGGCGAGACCCTGATCATCTTCCCGGAGGGCCGGCTCACGGTCACCGGCAGCCTGATGAAGGTCTACGACGGCGCCGGGCTGATCGCCGACAAGTCGGGCGCGATGGTCGTCCCGGTGAAGCTCGACGGCCTGGAGCGCACGGTCTTCTCGCGGCTGTCGCGCGGGCAGGTGCGCCGCCGCTGGTGGCCCAAGGTGACCGTGACGGTGATGCCGCCGGTGCGGCTGACCGTGGACCCCGCGCTCAAGGGCAAGGCGCGGCGGCAGGCGGCGGGCGCCGCCCTCTACGGGATCATGTCGGACCTCGTGTTCCGCACCGCCGACATCGACCGCGGCCTGATGGCGGCGCTGATCGAAGCGGGCGAGCGCCACGGCTGGGGCCGCAACGCCCTGGAGGACCCGGTCGGCGGCCGCCTCAGCTACAGCCGGCTCGTGATGGGCGCCAACGTGCTCGGCCGCAAGCTGATGCCGCTGGCGCCCGTGGGCGGCCGGATCGGCGTCATGCTGCCGAACGCCAACGGCGCCGCGGTGACGCTGTTCGCCCTGGCCTCCGCGGGCCGGGTGCCGGCGATGATCAACTTCTCCGCCGGCCCCGCCAACGTGCTCTCGGCCTGCCGGGCAGCGGAGGTCGGCAAGATCCTGACCTCGCGGGCCTTCATCGAGAAGGGGCGCCTGGGGCCGCTCGTGGAGGCGATCCGCGGATCGGTCGAGCTGATCTACCTGGAGGACGTGCGGGCCGGGATCACGATGGGGGACAAGATCCGCGGCCTCCTGGCGCCGCGCCGTCCCCTGGTGGCGCGCTCCGGCGAGGATCCGGGGGCGGTCCTGTTCACCTCGGGCAGCGAGGGCACGCCGAAGGGCGTGGTGCTCGCCAACCGCTGCATGCTCGCCAACGTGGCGCAGGTGGCGGCCCGGATCGATTTCGGACCGATGGACAAGGTGTTCAACGTCCTGCCGGTGTTCCACGCCTTCGGGCTCACGGCCGGGCTGGTCCTGCCCCTGGTCTCGGGGGTGCCGGTCTACCTCTACCCGTCACCGCTCCACTACCGGATCGTGCCGGAGCTGATCTACGGCTCGAACAGCACGGTGCTGTTCGGGACCGACACGTTCCTGACGGGCTACGCCCGCGCGGCCCATTCCTACGACCTGCGCTCCCTGCGCTACGTCGTGGCCGGCGCCGAGGCCGTGAAGGAGACCACCCGGAAGACCTGGGCGGAGAAGTTCGGGCTGCGCATCCTGGAGGGCTACGGCGTCACCGAGTGCGGGCCGGTCGTGGCGCTCAACACGCCGATGTTCAACCGCTTCGGCACGGTCGGGCGGATCCTGCCCGGCATCGAGACCCGCCTCGAGCCGGTGCCGGGGATCGACGAGGGCGGCCGCCTGTCCCTGCGCGGGCCGAACATCATGCTGGGCTACCTGCGCGCCGAGAAGCCCGGCGTGCTGGAGCCGCCGCCGGGCGGCTGGCACGACACCGGCGACATCGTGGCGATCGACGCGATGGGCTTCGTCACCATCAAGGGCCGGGCCAAGCGCTTCGCGAAGATCGCCGGCGAGATGGTGTCGCTCGCCGGCATCGAGGCGCTGGCCGCCGAACTCTGGCCCGACCGTCCGAGCGCGGTGGCGGCGGTGCCGGACGCGCGCAAGGGCGAGCGGCTGATCCTGTTCACGCAGGAGAAGGGTGCGACCCGGGCCGCCTACCAGAGCTTCGCCAAGGGTCGTGGCGCCTCCGACGTCGCGATCCCCGCCGAGGTGGCGGTGCTGGACGCGATCCCGATGCTCGGCACCGGCAAGGTCGACCAGGTGGCCGTCACGAAGCTCGCGCTGGAGCGGGCGAAGGAGAACGCGGCGGCCTGA
- the pbpC gene encoding penicillin-binding protein 1C has product MPQDGSDPRAPAPPRKRARGLRAALGAAALGLGLLGAGAVALWRYAGTLPPLDLAGAESRSTVVLDRSGTLLRPFATADGRWRLPVTAEAVDPRYRAMLLAYEDRRFAAHPGIDPAAVLRAAGQWLTRGRIVSGASTLSMQVARLVEPRRERSLEAKLRQMVRAVTLERRLGKAGLLDLYLALAPYGGPLEGVRAASVAYFGREPVRLTAAQAALLVALPQSPETRRPDRFPERARAARDRVLAVAVARGILTAAEADAARAEPVPTARRPFPMLAAHAAEEAVAADPGAATIRLAIDGRLQERLEVLAAERAAAAGPDLSAAILVLDNRDGRVLAQVGSAGYLDPARRGAIDMTLAVRSPGSALKPFVYAMAFADGLAHPETLLEDRPARFSASYAPENFDLTFQGTVTARRALQLSLNVPAVELMDAVGPARFIARLRAAGAGIQLPREAAPGLPVALGGLGITVTDLARLYAGLARGGAVPDLLRRADGVAAESRHRVAEPVAAWYVADILRGTPPPEKALPNRIAYKTGTSYGYRDAWAAGFDRHATIVVWAGRPDGAAVPGLVGRTVAAPILFDAFARLGTEPEPVPQPRDALVVGTGSLPPPLRHLRREAAEAAGPALRIAYPPDGARIDLGLAADRHGAAEGGPGLALKALGGVPPLTWLVDGQPVVQTPRRRAEWAPGGAGFARISVLDATGASDSVSVRLE; this is encoded by the coding sequence GTGCCGCAGGACGGGTCGGATCCGCGCGCGCCGGCGCCTCCTCGGAAGCGGGCGAGGGGCCTGCGCGCGGCGCTGGGAGCGGCGGCGCTCGGGCTCGGCCTGCTGGGGGCCGGCGCGGTTGCGCTCTGGCGCTACGCCGGCACGCTGCCGCCGCTCGACCTGGCCGGGGCCGAATCGCGCTCGACGGTGGTGCTGGACCGGTCCGGCACGCTGCTGCGCCCCTTCGCGACGGCGGACGGGCGCTGGCGCCTGCCGGTCACCGCGGAGGCGGTCGATCCGCGCTACCGGGCGATGCTGCTCGCCTACGAGGATCGCCGCTTCGCCGCGCATCCCGGCATCGACCCGGCCGCGGTGCTGCGCGCCGCCGGCCAGTGGCTGACGCGCGGCCGCATCGTGTCCGGCGCCTCCACCCTGTCGATGCAGGTGGCACGCCTCGTCGAGCCGCGGCGCGAGCGGTCGCTCGAGGCCAAGCTCCGCCAGATGGTGCGGGCGGTCACGCTGGAGCGGCGCCTCGGCAAGGCCGGGCTGCTCGATCTCTACCTGGCGCTGGCCCCCTATGGCGGCCCGCTCGAGGGCGTCCGGGCGGCGAGCGTCGCGTATTTCGGGCGCGAGCCGGTCCGGCTGACCGCCGCGCAGGCGGCCCTGCTCGTCGCCCTGCCGCAATCGCCCGAGACCCGCCGTCCGGACCGGTTCCCCGAGCGCGCCCGCGCCGCCCGCGACCGGGTCCTCGCGGTGGCGGTCGCGCGGGGCATCCTCACGGCGGCGGAGGCCGACGCCGCCCGGGCCGAGCCGGTGCCGACGGCGCGCAGGCCGTTCCCGATGCTCGCGGCGCACGCCGCCGAGGAGGCGGTGGCGGCCGATCCCGGTGCCGCCACGATCCGCCTCGCGATCGACGGGCGCCTGCAGGAGCGGCTGGAGGTCCTGGCGGCCGAGCGCGCCGCCGCCGCCGGTCCGGACCTCTCGGCCGCGATCCTCGTCCTCGACAACCGCGACGGTCGGGTGCTCGCCCAGGTCGGCAGCGCCGGCTACCTGGATCCGGCGCGGCGCGGCGCCATCGACATGACCCTGGCGGTGCGCTCGCCCGGCTCCGCGCTGAAGCCCTTCGTCTACGCCATGGCCTTCGCGGACGGCCTCGCGCATCCCGAGACCCTGCTGGAGGATCGTCCGGCGCGCTTCTCGGCGAGCTACGCGCCGGAGAATTTCGACCTGACCTTCCAGGGTACAGTCACGGCCCGGCGGGCCCTGCAGCTCTCGCTCAACGTGCCCGCGGTCGAGCTGATGGATGCGGTGGGTCCCGCCCGCTTCATCGCCCGGCTGCGCGCCGCGGGTGCCGGGATCCAGCTCCCGCGGGAGGCTGCCCCGGGGCTGCCGGTCGCGCTCGGCGGCCTCGGCATCACGGTCACCGACCTCGCGCGGCTCTACGCCGGACTCGCGCGCGGCGGCGCGGTTCCGGACCTGCTCCGCCGCGCCGACGGGGTCGCGGCCGAATCCCGGCACCGCGTCGCGGAGCCCGTCGCGGCCTGGTACGTCGCCGACATCCTGCGCGGCACGCCGCCGCCGGAGAAAGCCCTGCCGAACCGCATCGCCTACAAGACCGGCACGTCCTACGGCTACCGCGACGCCTGGGCCGCCGGCTTCGACCGTCACGCGACGATCGTCGTCTGGGCCGGGCGCCCGGACGGGGCCGCGGTGCCGGGGCTCGTGGGCCGCACCGTCGCGGCGCCGATCCTGTTCGACGCCTTCGCGCGCCTCGGGACCGAGCCCGAGCCGGTCCCCCAGCCGCGGGACGCGCTGGTGGTCGGGACGGGGAGCCTGCCGCCGCCGCTGCGGCACCTGCGGCGCGAGGCGGCCGAGGCGGCGGGACCGGCGCTGCGGATCGCCTATCCGCCGGACGGGGCGCGGATCGATCTCGGCCTCGCGGCGGACCGGCACGGCGCCGCGGAGGGCGGCCCGGGCCTCGCCCTCAAGGCCCTGGGCGGCGTGCCGCCGCTCACGTGGCTGGTGGACGGTCAGCCGGTCGTCCAGACGCCGCGGCGCCGGGCCGAGTGGGCCCCGGGCGGCGCGGGCTTCGCGCGGATCTCGGTCCTCGACGCGACCGGCGCCAGCGACAGCGTGTCCGTCCGGCTCGAGTGA
- a CDS encoding ArsA-related P-loop ATPase, protein MTDTTQIKVPAWYSPDEIQDIQRDLLGAAAKVLVLCLGGKGGVGKTTIALQVADLCAEVGPVLAIDTDPANRHFHTALMQETIPGSDNFVPRRPGLTAVRQRLRAEDSTGRVDPTLCQDLIERVTEAAERFVVVDFPAGDTETTRRCTEIIVESCREANVRLAVVVAAGAVDPTALEVLRELRPMLIECDRAILAKNTAQATNFDYLESSDLVRALRKQSNFRVIEIERIGERLIEALRVQNMTWQALANSAPMRLRVEGRRLRRNFHTAWRDALRP, encoded by the coding sequence ATGACCGACACGACGCAGATCAAGGTTCCGGCCTGGTACAGCCCGGACGAGATCCAGGACATCCAGCGCGATCTCCTGGGCGCCGCCGCGAAGGTTCTCGTGCTCTGCCTCGGCGGCAAGGGCGGTGTCGGCAAGACGACCATCGCCCTCCAGGTGGCCGATCTCTGCGCGGAGGTCGGTCCGGTGCTGGCGATCGACACCGACCCGGCCAACCGGCACTTCCACACCGCGCTCATGCAGGAGACCATCCCCGGCAGCGACAACTTCGTTCCGCGCCGCCCCGGACTCACCGCCGTCCGGCAGCGCCTGCGCGCCGAGGACAGCACGGGCCGCGTCGACCCGACCCTGTGCCAGGACCTGATCGAGCGCGTGACCGAGGCGGCCGAGCGCTTCGTCGTGGTCGACTTCCCGGCCGGCGACACCGAGACGACCCGCCGCTGCACCGAGATCATCGTGGAGAGCTGCCGGGAGGCGAATGTCCGCCTCGCCGTGGTGGTCGCGGCCGGCGCGGTGGATCCCACAGCCCTGGAGGTCCTGCGCGAGCTCCGGCCCATGCTGATCGAGTGCGACCGGGCGATCCTGGCGAAGAACACCGCCCAGGCGACCAATTTCGACTATCTCGAATCGTCCGACCTCGTGCGAGCTCTGCGGAAGCAGTCGAACTTTCGCGTCATCGAGATCGAGCGGATCGGCGAGCGGCTGATCGAGGCCCTGCGGGTCCAGAACATGACCTGGCAGGCCTTGGCGAACAGCGCGCCGATGCGCCTGCGGGTCGAGGGCCGCCGCCTGCGGCGCAACTTCCACACGGCGTGGCGGGATGCCCTCCGGCCGTGA